In Pseudoliparis swirei isolate HS2019 ecotype Mariana Trench unplaced genomic scaffold, NWPU_hadal_v1 hadal_28, whole genome shotgun sequence, the following are encoded in one genomic region:
- the LOC130191199 gene encoding uncharacterized protein LOC130191199 has protein sequence MGSAQRRGETSWNHVVPILPTLCEFMSEHYPGSLDQMQKWIEVGFPSNGSLSENQLKQLEVQLREMEMSATAQHAALSKKKQKNVIFKADWEAFGMWEFESKKRERQRLKAFNSLKSKKPTKNVNKCHCIHPNTVYSCLSEVLRESVAPDLDSAPPFPPLPQSNAAHASANMRSGQQPDSITNETTSSPAVTRLQSQQGRVMLQEERGATALMPMKEVVGAEGLMQVLGPESDADINEAMIHVCNPKNDLTKWETDLRQFVRQYRPTMLQLRRLMGKVLKHDYHKIRNVFNIARMTFHLSEPLYEDPENVDFRNAVDVLIATVKETFPLKLNLSDITSLSQGPQETCSFCLSRLTTALDTQCSFTGHSPRGTQTLEQCKDHLEERFVSGTRPKLRQMVRKSYVPLTDVLKHAEHAKAELHRKEMLATINTLARQIRNIPPWQLGRTRGRGRGRMDLTLERYDSSVCYNCGGHGHWRTECPEPKKEDPLFTRLSGGRRGRGGSQRRTTLSRTNK, from the coding sequence ATGGGTAGTGctcagagaagaggggagactaGTTGGAACCATGTCGTCCCGATCCTTCCGACCCTGTGTGAATTTATGTCGGAACATTATCCGGGCAGTTTAGATCAAATGCAAAAATGGATAGAAGTTGGTTTTCCTTCAAACGGAAGTTTGAGCGAGAATCAATTAAAACAGTTGGAGGTGCAActgagggagatggagatgagcGCGACGGCTCAGCATGCAGCCTTatcaaagaaaaagcagaagaatGTGATATTTAAGGCAGACTGGGAAGCCTTTGGAATGTGGGAATTTGAGtcaaaaaaaagggagagacagagattgaAAGCATTTAATTCGCTAAAATCCAAAAAGCCGACAAAGAATGTTAACAAGTGTCATTGCATTCACCCAAATACTGTGTATTCTTGTCTTTCTGAGGTACTGAGAGAATCGGTGGCTCCAGACCTGGATTCCgcccccccctttcctcctcttcctcagtcaaATGCAGCACACGCTTCAGCAAACATGAGAAGTGGACAGCAGCCAGACTCAATCACCAACGAGACGACCTCCTCACCGGCCGTGACCCGCCTACAGTCTCAACAGGGGAGGGTCATGttgcaggaagagaggggggctaCAGCTCTCATGCCGATGAAAGAAGTGGTGGGGGCAGAAGGCCTGATGCAGGTTTTAGGACCCGAGTCAGATGCAGATATAAATGAAGCAATGATTCATGTCTGCAATCCAAAAAACGATCTCACTAAATGGGAGACTGATCTTAGGCAATTTGTCAGACAATATCGTCCCACCATGTTACAATTACGGCGGTTGATGGGCAAGGTGCTGAAACATGATTATCACAAAATTCGGAATGTTTTCAACATTGCAAGAATGACTTTCCACCTGAGTGAGCCACTCTACGAGGATCCCGAAAATGTGGATTTTCGAAATGCTGTTGATGTCCTCATTGCAACCGTAAAAGAAACGTTCCCTTTGAAACTAAACCTTTCCGATATCACCTCTTTGTCACAAGGGCCACAAGAGACATGCAGTTTCTGTCTGTCACGCCTGACGACAGCCCTTGACACTCAATGCAGCTTCACCGGACACAGTCCAAGAGGGACACAGACTCTGGAACAATGCAAAGACCATCTGGAAGAGCGTTTCGTGAGCGGGACGAGACCAAAACTCCGGCAGATGGTGAGAAAATCATATGTTCCACTAACAGATGTCCTAAAGCACGCTGAACATGCTAAGGCGGAGTTGCACAGAAAAGAGATGCTTGCAACGATCAACACACTTGCAAGACAAATACGGAATATTCCTCCATGGCAACttgggaggacaagaggtcgAGGCAGAGGCAGAATGGATCTGACCTTGGAAAGATATGATTCAAGTGTGTGCTACAACTGCGGAGGGCATGGACACTGGCGAACAGAGTGTCCGGAGCCCAAAAAGGAAGACCCACTTTTTACACGGCTGAgcggagggaggcgggggaggggcggatcCCAGAGACGGACAACCCTCTCCAGGACAAACAAGTAA